The Musa acuminata AAA Group cultivar baxijiao chromosome BXJ1-8, Cavendish_Baxijiao_AAA, whole genome shotgun sequence genomic sequence CTAGCCTACCTCCAAATGCACTGCAACATGGAAAAGGATAGAAGGGTAAATAAGGATGGAGCCATTATGAAACGCCAAAAAATGAATTGCCCATCATGAAAACATTTGGCATGGACCATCAGTCCCTAATAAAAACATGTAAATGCTTATCTTATGTAGACTATCGTTGCGATGTACTATATTCATTTAATAGAAAATGAgcataaaaaattcaaaaatggTATATTAAAAAGCCCTTAATAAAACATAAGTTGTGTTGCAAGATCTGATAGTGGGAAACATTTCTCCTTATTTAATAGGTTAACAATGTTTCACGTTAATGATGCAATGATAACAACTCAGAAGCCCAAACCCAGTAGTCATCATCAAGTCAATTAATTGTATGCAAACATCCAAGCTACAGTATCCAAGTTGAAAAGCAAATGTATATTATACAGCTAATTATTATCCAAAATTAACTCAAAAACATAAGTAAAATTTATCATTCATCCATGTTGACGAATGCTTGTCATTTTTTAAAAGGAATATTGTCCACCCAAGGATCATCTCATATGTTAGTATGACTGATTGACTTTAGAGAATCCTAAGTATTATACTCATGCCAAAACAAGATTAATACAAAAATAACAATACAACAAATACTCAGACACATGCATTATTCCTATAAAGGAATATGGTCATAGGCAAAAGAGATTATACATTTCTAGTCCAGCAAAGTAGCAAACTATCCTGGATAGCtcaataacaatgaagacatattcTATACATTTATTAAAAATACATTGTGTGATATTCAGATCGTTTGGTATTGGTCATGCCCTGACATTATTGCATGAGAATTTGACAAATGTACATATACTTCAATATGATTTTGAACATTTCCTCCTCTCTGGTAAAAGCAGCTCATGAAGGCCTATCTAGGTTAGGGAACTAACAATTGATAAGAGCAGCAACCAGATAACATGAGGTAATCCCTACAGTTGAGGTTAGGACAGAAAGCAGATATGGTTCTTAACATTCAGCACTAAATAATTCTTATACTTTATATCATTCCCCCAAGATTCTTAGAAGCTTTTCAGGAGTAGACTACAAAAATATGCCTCATTTTATGAAGTAATTGATGGCTCTTGTTCTGTGCAATGTTTCCTTTGtggaaataatatatttattatacacTTAAATCAACATTTGGCTCTTGTAAGTGTCTAATTGTACAATTCTGGGAAAGACAATTTAAAACAAACATACAATTAAGAAATTGCCTTGCAAACTCATAAAATAAATTAGCAAACAGTAGTCAGGTAGTTCATTGAAGATGCAATACAACATAAAGAATGCTTTGTTTCAAATATAAGGAGAAGCAAGAAAAGACAGGGAGATGAAAAACAATATCATTTCAGTTCATGAGCAAGCTTTGAAGTAATCAAATTCACACTGCCAATTAAATTCTCAAAATTTGTGACACTGCATTGTATAGCaatgaacttattcataagacaaAAGCTATTCCATCAGTGGGTGATCAATAGTAAGTAAATCTAACATAGAACCATTAACTGACAAATCTATAAGATACTTTTTGTGAGAATTTGTACCTATGCTGAATACCAAGATGATCCACATATGAAACTGGCTTTTTCAAATTCAATACCATGCCTGGCAAGCAATTTGTACCCCGACAAGATCCAACTTTTTCAGCAGATTTCAGATCAACATAAAGAATATTTGTGTTTGCTGGAAACTGAGGCTGCAAGCTAAATCACAATGAAGGAACAATAAACACCAAAATGATACCCCAATAATATATGGAATGGAGATAATCCAGGAAGAATAATGAGAAGAAATACACGACTCGCTACCAGTAGCAACATGCTAATTCTGCAAATAAAATCTTATGCATCAGAGGTCACTAATGATGTCAGTAAGAacaaaataaacaacaaaaatgacaGCTTGAATGTATTTTGAAAAGGATCAAAGTAGTCATTCATTATTTCGATCAAACCACAGAGGTGTGTCTCAGTAAGTAAAGAGCAATTTCCTCCCAACAGCTCCAGGCTTATACATAAGATATGATGACCATTTACTAGAGTGCCAAGAATAAATCCTGACAAAGCCTTTTCCATTAATAGTTTTATAAATTAAATTCTTATGAATCCCTTACATGCTAGATCAGCTTCTTCCAAATTACTAGAATGTTTGCCAGAAAAGTTCAACTACCTTCTAATGGTTTAAAATTACTTTAAGTATCATTATCGAGCTTCAAAAACAGGTGCTTAATGAACAAAAACAAAGCCATCACATAGATACATGGATAAGATATAGTACAAAACTATAAATGCTTTAGATGATATCTTGTCAAATTCAAACTAATAGGACAACTAACTTATTAACTTTATTAGTTTGAATCATTGATACAAAATGATTAAAGTCCAAATTGATAATGACAGACTCATCTATTTTTTATGAACCTAATTATTGATCCAAAACGCTTAGGCCCAAGTTAATGATAGTAGACCAATCAACAATCTAATTTTCCTCCCTTATCTGATGTAGGACTAAACTGGGTGTCACGTATATAGAATTTTATATTTAGGTTTTAAGAAAGTCAGATGCCTAGGACTACCTAGGTAGAAGGCCTAACTACTACATAGTATGCAAATGTTCAAGGTCACCAGATGGATGGCCCTACTTGATGGAAGAAAGAAGCAAATTCCCAAAAGCCAGTAAATTTACTTTTATATGTATGAAAATTAATAATACATTTAGAAACTACATCTTCCCTCTTTAgaaggaataaaaaaaataacaatatTATTCTCCACTCCAAATCCAGTAACTCAACATGAAGAGCAATTTGACTGAGTAAAATTTTCACAAAATAAATATAACAGAAGTAAGTCATCCTTTTTTTACAATACATGTCGCAAATAGAGAGCATACCTATCAAAAGAAGTAGGCCTATCCATAATGCCAAACTTCTCAAACTCAGTGTACTCAATACATGTAATACCATAAGACCATGTCCTGTCATGGTTGTGTTTCTCAACAAGCACATTTACTCCTTCTGTTGCTCCTAAGTTTCGCTGACAGGAAGCAAAACCTAATTTCTGCAGCACTTCAAATGTCAGGAAAAAATGTATATTCAATGATAATTCTTGTGTCTAAATAAATTAGTAACTCAAACTaataaaagaatagaaaaagtGATCATTATTTTACTCATAAGAAACTAAGTATACTAATTATCATGTATTTAAGTCATCCACATAGTCAAATAATcttgatcagtgatttaaaaagcgctaggcgccaaggtccaaaaacaccgGAGGCGCTAAGCGCTCACCTAGGTGCTCGCCTGAGCGAAACGAggtactaaaatataaaaatatataatataattaataaatataattatttaaataaaaatatgatattaaattaagaaaatcttgtaaaattacaatatcacattaacaaaaagtctcaaaattcaaaaaaataacaataatttcaaataaataaaaattaatagtattaaaatcaaaataatatattattaatctaataaataaaaatattgttactagtatatagttagtagtatactgttaatatactattaacagtatatgaagtgagaagagtgtaagaggaagatcgaggctactgactgagagcagtggtagcgggagcaggagcggcgagcgacgacagtggcagtgaTAGTAGCAAGCAACAGCAGCGGGACTGAGAGCGGCGGGCGACAACAATGGCAAAGGTAGTAGCGAGTAACAATAAcgagagcgggagcgacgagcgacgatagtggcagcggtagaaGCGGGCAGCGAGAGCGGGAGTGGCGACAGTGGCAGTGACAGCGGTAGAAACGAGCAGCGGTAGCGATAGCGggggcggcgatagtggcagcgacagcggtagcagcgacagcgagagcgggagcggcgagcaaggttagggttgggaagtcgcgagaggaaggctgatatcggtgctttagttggttcgattgaaccaactaaagcactagagactgaaccagacctaaaatgctggttcggtcacctggtttaactcgggcgctcgcccgaagcgcccgacgcctgagctcgagcgagcgcccaagcggcgcctctttgaagcgcatcgCCTAGAAATGAAATGAGGCGATTAGGCCTCGCCTTgcctgagcgcctaggcgagcgcccaagcgcctattgaaatcactgatctAGGTGTCAACATAGGCACTCAGGTAGTAGCCAAGCCAATTTCAAGAAAAAAGTCACTTCATTCTGGTAAAGTTAAGCTAATTTAGAAACATCACTAGAGTTTCCAACAATTTTTTAGAAATATCAGCCTACCTCAATTTTTGTAGCAAAATATCGATAGTCAAAGTCCTTGGAGGATGTATTACAATAAGTAATTGAACCCAAAGAGTTCTAGTCCACCTTGTGATATCAACCTAGTACTAGATGACATCactagaaaaaaataataataacaaatataCTGAGCAGCACCAAGAATGGTCATTACTGGTGCTTGGCTGCAGCCCTCTTAACATTGCACAAAGAAGCTCCTCTGAATGTTCCAAATGCTTCACATTCTAATTAAAATTAGAGCAGGGACTCACCATATACTACAGCAATTATTAACACCCTAATCAATGTCTTTCTTTCTCAAGTGCAATTAAACCTAAAGTAGTGTTGACACCACAGTCAACACAATTAAAAGCATAGCAAACCATAAATTTACACCTTGTCATAGTGCAGACCTATTCCTGCCAATGCCAAAAGTGTCAAGTCAGTCGCAGCCACAACATTACTGCAGCAGGAGAACATAGAATCACTAATAAAAACTTTGAAAGATTAGTTATTGGACTTTCTACGCTACATAATACATAGAGAAAAAGATAACCTGACTTGTCGAACAGTAGCACCTTTTCTTCCATGATCATAGAACCATtggaatatgcatttgtcatttgCAAGCTTCCAGATTGCGCCATGACCACCAGGTTTGCAGACTGGTGTGAGTGGTCTGGTTATCAACCAGCGACCATCTTCAGCAGCCAAAACTGGCACCAGAGGCTGTGGGATAACATATATAGAAGAATCAGTGAAACAAGACTTGGTGGCAACATTAGGAGACAATTATGTGCATTTACTTTGAAATCCTAACAAGATTTGCATTAAAGAACACTAAGCATATTACAATACATATACCTGTTCAAAAAGCCGAAATTTTTCTTTGCTTCTCCCAAACCATCTGAATTTTTCACAGAGTGCAATTAAGTGATTATGATTGTTCTTCACTGAACTTGTCATGATTGCAACAGGAGTTATACATTGTTTCCCATAGATCTTGAAATAAAGGAACTCTCTAGCCTGGAATTCAGCACGGGTTAATTAGCTTTTCTAGTTGAGTAAATCAGTTATAATATTAAAAGCACATCCTGGCTCCCGCAAGCCAATGAAGATGTCATATAGGCAGCAATGAATCAAACAATGCCTcataagaacaaaaaataacCTGATCAGCTCATATCTCAAATACGTACATAATTATATCTGTAAAATAACCTATAGCTGCTTGGTTAAGACAAATTGGAAAAGAAAATAATCCATTAACTGGATGTaagcctaataataataatctagaGTTATTGGCTTGGTAGGATCTCCACAATCACTATGTAAAAGCAGAAGAGGATATATTGTTCAACATGAAATATCCACCACttatttgcatttattttctaGATCTTTTGGTAAATTTTCACCAAAGAAACAGAGAAGGAAGACAGACATGCACACGAGAAATATATCACAGAAGATTATTTTTCACCATTATATATATGTAAAGCAGACTGTCTTGGTCCACACTTTATTGGTTATAAGATATCTATTTTCAAATATTAAATAGGAAAAATGAACCATCTGAAGAGAAGTAATAGATAAGAGTTTGAAATGCTTCCTAAGATAGAGAAAGAAATTGGATTCACCACAAAATATAACTCATAGATTAGTTCAGAAAAATTTCCCAAAATACTAACAAGAATATTTCCTGATAAAGATAACGGCAATTAAATGAAACTACTATATCCTCAAGAAAGACTTTTACCCACTAGATCACAGATGTCATAAGTTCCCTAATACTTTCAGCGGAAAACAACTTCTAGTATGAATTAAATATCATCCTGTATCAAACATTGTACAGCACCATGGTAAGTTGGTAAGTACCACTTAATTATAGCCGATACAGCTAGAACATTTGGTGCTTTTTATTGCTTCATATGTTAAAGCTCACAAGAACATAATATACACTAAAAGTGAACATGTAAATATAGTAGGTCAGGTTTCTCTCCTTGGAAAAAAATTGTTGCTActggagaaaagagagaaaaattatatcataatctGTTTCTTAATAGGCGGTTATGACTTATGAgttcatataaaaatattaactACACCAACTCTGTAATCATATAAATCTAATACATATACACATAATAATCAGATGTACAAAAGATAAGGATTCACATTGCTTTAAAGCAGGTGTTGTTGTAAAATTGTATGAACCATAATTTATcaacaaaataattaaagaactAACAAAATCCAATCAATGATATTTCTTtggaaaaaatgaaataaaaatgacAATAAAAAGACAGAACAAAAAGAATTGTATTTGTAAAAAGCATAACATCCTTGTTTAGATTAAAAGAATCTACATCTTGTACCTGGAGATCTCTAATTAAACCTTCCAATAGAGTTCGTCCACAAAATGGAAGTAGTGCAGCAGGAAGACATTCACGTGTGTTGGGGTCAACCAAACCAAGACGGTCCCCTGCACCACCAAGCGGATAGATTTCACCTAGTTTCGGCAAACCCTAGAGGTAATGAAACTTGCTTAACAACTTCAGAAGGTTATCGTAGCAAATGTATAGAAGGACAAACATTTATAACATATTTGAGGTTTACCAACCTCAATTCCCCATAGAGCTGCTTGAGATGCATCCTCTGTATTTTCCAGAAGATCAAGTCCTCTAGGAACATGAAGCTTTATCCTCTCACTTCCTCGAGCCTTGTAAGAGTGAAGATATGAATTCATAGACTGTCCATCAACTTTCGAGGACGAAAGAAGCTGTAATGTCATTACTTGATACCTaagtaagaaaaaagaatatattttactATAGTCTTAAATCTTAAATATATGCATCAaacgtaaaaaaaaaaatcttaaatattgCATCTAACATCTTCATTATTTATACTAAAATGGTTAAGAGGAATCCCATTTTGCTTTAGTTTGAAAAATGCTTCGTAAATTAAACTATCTAAACTGTAAATTCTTGTGTATTTTAAATAATTCACCATAACCATAATCATAAGCCAACACTTGAGTATCCATATAACACCTGGACTTGGTCATGTCCAAGACCAAGTCCTTTGTAAACAAGATTCCCAATTTTAAGTACTTGTGTCTCCATCTTATCTCACTACCTAATGTCTAAATATAAGCTTACAACATCAACCCCACGATAAGGCCATCCAGAGCAGATTACCACATTTGCATACTGTCACAAAAGGGTTAATCTTCATTGATATTCTATTGGAGGATCTTTGAATTTAATTTAGTTCATCTTAGTTGAGACATCCGATTGGTTAGTGCATTATTGCACAAATCACAGGTTTCGGGTTCAACTCCATGTGTGAGCATCATATACAATGTCATTTAATATGACAGActtctaatttaaaaattattaattcacATATGGTTTTGATTAAGCAAACAAAAGCTCGAAATTAGAGAAATAAAGATAGAGGAAtcaaaataaagccaaaaaaagTTCTGCAGAAATATCTCAACCTAAAGACAATACCTCGGCAATAAAGCTCACTTAGTCCGCATGATTTTGAGGTGTCTTTGAAACAAACTTCTTTGTTTACAAAttaaagaaagaaaggagaagaaaATGAAGGTCATCGAAGGCAAGGTGTTGCATATTGGCTAAGTCCAATCTGAAATTCCGAGTTTGATTTGGGTTGTTATAAGATGATTTTGTCGTTTCAGATGATTCTACAAATCGAAATGGTAGGGTTAGTTAGATGGCAGTCAGTAGGATTAATTCAGCTGGAAAAGGTTTAGTAGAATCTTCTTGTGAATATATATCAAGATTAGTAGAATGGATCATGGGAAGGAAAGGTAACCTAAATCAAACATCAGATGTTCATCCATAAATAAGACCTTGCTTttattttttgagaaaaaaaaacacaaacaCCATGTTTTATCTCTCCACACGAGTGAAAGAACTAAATAATAATTCCCCCAAGAGGAAGAAAGTTATAAATTATTAAGAGAAAATTTGAATTTAGAGGATATATTCATGTTGAAAACTCAAACATATATCCAATTGGAGAGGAGTATTTTACTTGTTGGAGAAGGGAATATTCAATTGTTTACCAAAAGAAAAGGAGTTATACTTTCAATTCTTTTATCTTACACCTTTATTGCTCTTCTGCTAGTTACAATTTCTTTCACCCTTCTGGTGCTAAACAGAAAACTTTTATAGGAAAAGAATCCTGTATAAAGTGATTGCAGTAAATCTTTCATTCCTAGTCCAACTTAACAAATAGAAGTCTACCAAAAGATAAGGTAATGAACAACAAACTCAACTCACCCAATGATTCCTCCAATGCAATCATAGAATTCCTCGACTTCTTCCAGAGTATGTAAAAGCATCTTCAGCTGGTCAATTTCGATATCCCCAATGTCCCGCTTGCTACATTCATTACCGCCAATCTCATTGCCGTCCAAACTCCACTTTTCAATCATATCCGCCAATGCATAGAATGCTGTCCGTAACGCGCTCCTCTCTGCCTGATGAAGCTGGCGGCCCCAATCCATCTCCGCGCCAAGAACATGCTCCTGGCCGCCGGCGACTAGGCATTTAAGCAAGAACACCTCGGAAGCCTCCAACCGATCAAGGACCGGGTGCGCGGACGGCCCAAAGAAATTCCTAACCCTAGAATCGGCATCGAGAACGTTTAGCCGCTCCGCGAGGCTCTTCGCCGCGAGGAGGCCAGAGCGGAGAGCATCAAGGTGGGCAATCTCCTCACCGAAGTCAAATTCAGGTGCCGGAGCTTGCTCAACGGGGACAGTGGAGACGCGAAGCCATCGtaatgaagaggaagaggacggcgATAGCGAGGGGGATGTGGAGGGGAGGGGTCGTCTGAAGAGGAGGGTGCGAGATTGGGATTGGGATTGGGGAAgagaaagggagaagaggaaggggaaggagGGAGAGGAGAGGGTTTGGGGGGAGCAGAGGGAGGCGTGGAGAAAAGTAGAGGAAGTCGACGCCATGGGACTGAGAGCGAGCGATGAAGAGGAAgacgaagagggagagggagaaggaaagGGAGAACGCTGTTTAAAGAACGAAGGGTACAGGATAAGAGAGCGGGCTCGAGAGCAAGCCTATGGTACTGCCAAAAATACGTTGCATTTCAGTTCTCGACACACGCTTTCACCAACCACCTATGCCTCGGTGTGTCCCGCCCATTCTTGTTACAATCTCCAATTAAAAAACAGGTACGTCTGTGAAAAGAGTGCTGGTCTTGTTGGGGAAGAGAGGAGGGAAGGCATATGCGAAGCGCAGATTCTATCGACTGGTTTTATAATTTAGAGCCCGACTACACAACCCAATTTGTTTACCTCCATTCTCGGTAACCTACGAAACGGTGGCCCCGTGCTTCCTTTGCGAGTAAACGAaacgtttttgtttttttttttacgagTGAAAGGGATGGGAAAGAAGATATTTCGGAGCGggaaaatttaatatattttacttttgaatttttttttctttttttctctcttaaatGAAGCTTCGCACTTATTAGAGTCCATGGAGTTGTCATCTACCCTTATAATTAACcataattaatattttgatctttatattttaaaaaataatattatgatctatataaaaaataaaatatttaatctaaatTCTCGTTATTTTTTaagtaatatatttaaaaaaattataaataaaaataataaaaatataattttattatattttaaattattatttttatataattttttcgatttatataaatttttaatgaagaattaagattaaatattttaagtgTGATCGGTAATCCACGTGTGACCCGTCGCACCCGTCCACgtgatatatttttaatatttcttacgCGCAATTAGGCCTCCTCCCCCGAGGCAAACATGCGCGTCCTCGATACCATCAAGGAGTTGGGCCGGCTCACTTATGGCGTCATGGTCTAATTACCGGGATAGTTTCACAAAGTAGACGATCTCAGATAGGCATTGTTGGAGCGCCGTTGTTCCGTGCTCGCCTACAAGCGGGCTCTCGTCTTACGGAACATACGGCCATTCCTGCTTGATCGCCGTGTTCAAGTGTCCGAGTCGGCTTGTAAAGGTACAATCTCGATGGATTTTTATTTGGAGGCTGTTAGAGAATCGATTTGTTATCTTGTTTTTTATTCCGATGAGTGTTTCCTGTCGTAAACCCTAATCGTTCGCATTTCTCCGCTTCTTGCTTCGGAATCTTCAGACAGTTTCGTTCCTATAGATTCAACCTTCTATTTACCTATCTCGACCTCCCTGTGAGTGGAGATTCGCAACCCTAGTTACACCGCTTCCCTTCGGTATTTTGTTTTTGGTTAAATAAAATGCATTGAGCTTCTATGTTTTATCAGGCACAATTTTTCAGTTCTTTCGGCATCTTATATGATGCATTAGTATGCATGTGATCCATTTTGGCCGCCTTCATTGTAAGGTAGTAGCCTCAATGGGTCTATTTGTTCATTATattgttttcagtttgatgtgttAAGATTTTGTGTCCGTGAACTGGGAATTATTTTTATCCTAATTATtctaatatttttacatttttatccaTCAAAAAAAGTTCATAAAGCAAAAGAATCTTGTATGCTAAATAtgtcattaatttttttatgcatCATCTTCAGGTTCGTTCAGTATTAGTGCAGTCCCAATAAGTTGTTACTGATACTGTAAAAATCGTACCATTGATTTAATTTCTTTTAGCACCTTGTATGAGAATGCGGTGAGATAGTCAACATTTATATAAGTGTCACTTGAGCTTATTTTTCCAGAAATCAtcccttttcccctttttttgaaTGGTTGCTTTGTTGATTAATATGATTCCTGTTAGTCTTCCAAAGTTTAGTAATAGTACTTAGATTCAAACTAGTTGGAGGAGTCCGAGAGGTATAGAAGAAGATATTTTGAAGATACTTCAGTACTCTTGTGTATTCTTAGTTGATCTAGAGAGGCTTTAAAGAAGAATTTTATttgagtatataagaaatttaagACTGGGGTTTGGGTTAATTCGGGACAGATACTTATTGTATTGGTTTTTCTCATATAACAAAAAAATTAGTTTCTTCCGTCGACATAGGCAATTAATATAGAACCACGTTATGGTATGTTCCTTATTTATTGATctcaagagttttttttttctgctaTGTTCCTAATTCTCCACTTTAAAATCCTGCAGAGTCAGTGTTGCAACTTGGAGACTTGCTGTGCTGTAACAAACACTATATTAGGATTTTATTGTATTTTGCAGGTTGCTTGAGAATAATAGTCTGAGTGGTTCTGTTCCATACATCATTTGGCAAATCATGAATTTTATGGCAATAAAAGTCTGATCTTGTTAGACCTTATTGAAGGTAAATGACTGTTCTATGTTGATAATTTCTTATTTTAGCTGAAGCTTCCTGGTTTAATTTTCCAGGGATTTTGAGTTTAATAATCTCACAAATCTCTCTGATATGCTTAACCCTCCTGCAAAAGTCAGTCTttggatttttcttattttgtgctttattcctaatattttatcatttgaaTAATAGTTACAAATAAGTCAGATGATGTGCAATTATTCAATGATAAAGGATTTGGCATATGTAAACTTTTACATAATTTACTTTTCCATCATATATCTTTTTTGCATGTTGAATTTAGTGTCCCATGATTTGTAACAATACACTAAGGCGAACAGCAAAACTATACAGTGATGATGTTTATGATAAAACATTATCGAATATTATTGTTACTTAGATCTTTATTATCCCAATCAAAATTTATTATTCTTTAATtgatttcaaaatttattttaatttagatttttatgatttatcaaTTATTGTCGAACTGAATAGTAAAGCTCATTGTAATATGTCTAAAATGTCAGTGTTTTGAAACCATGTCAACTTGTACTTGGAAAAAGAGCACTTGGATAGTGCACTATGGTTATAATATTTACAAACTAAGATCTTATGTGAACTAATTGAGAATACTACATTCACACTCAATCTTTTATCAATTTTGTAAGATCCACACaatcacatacacacacatatatgtacatgtacatatatgtatgtatgtatgtagaaCTAGGTGGTGTCCCAAATAATGCAAATTATGTGGCGattctatgtg encodes the following:
- the LOC135587663 gene encoding UTP--glucose-1-phosphate uridylyltransferase 3, chloroplastic-like → MASTSSTFLHASLCSPQTLSSPSFPFLFSLSLPQSQSQSRTLLFRRPLPSTSPSLSPSSSSSLRWLRVSTVPVEQAPAPEFDFGEEIAHLDALRSGLLAAKSLAERLNVLDADSRVRNFFGPSAHPVLDRLEASEVFLLKCLVAGGQEHVLGAEMDWGRQLHQAERSALRTAFYALADMIEKWSLDGNEIGGNECSKRDIGDIEIDQLKMLLHTLEEVEEFYDCIGGIIGYQVMTLQLLSSSKVDGQSMNSYLHSYKARGSERIKLHVPRGLDLLENTEDASQAALWGIEGLPKLGEIYPLGGAGDRLGLVDPNTRECLPAALLPFCGRTLLEGLIRDLQAREFLYFKIYGKQCITPVAIMTSSVKNNHNHLIALCEKFRWFGRSKEKFRLFEQPLVPVLAAEDGRWLITRPLTPVCKPGGHGAIWKLANDKCIFQWFYDHGRKGATVRQVSNVVAATDLTLLALAGIGLHYDKKLGFASCQRNLGATEGVNVLVEKHNHDRTWSYGITCIEYTEFEKFGIMDRPTSFDSLQPQFPANTNILYVDLKSAEKVGSCRGTNCLPGMVLNLKKPVSYVDHLGIQHSAFGGRLECTMQNIADNFLNTCNTRCLGDIESVLDTFIVYNERKRVTSSAKRKRKQTSNSLHQTPDGALLDVLRNAYELLSSCDIEIPKIEDNSIYFNSVPPFLIFLHPALGPLWEITRQKFYGGSISEGSELQIEVAEFVWRNVQLSGSLIIVAENIMGSARMNQNNEPVLHYGQRCARCKLQNVKVLNRGIDWMSSENVYWKHDVQRLETMKIILHGNAEFEAVDVVLQGNHVFEVPDGYKMCIIPENSGFMIRLDPIREDEMETGSWFWQYEMKGTHINLEMVEL